ttgaaggaaatattccaaaaagaaaataaattttctcaacatCAGCCACAACTATAAACAATATTAACGCCGAAAAATGAAGagcattagaaaataaaagggagaaGAACAAcgcaaaatgaaataaacataatttaggTTGAAGATTCACCTTCTCCCTCTGGTTGATCGAGAAGCACGATCCaggaaaaaggaagaaacaacaagaaataAGAAACTCTTCCACCAGAATCCAAAcctctcaaaatcctaaactctCTGTTTCAATTTCTAAGAGAGAAAAACTACaagaaatactaaaattaaagcTACGTCAACAATGGAATcataatatagaaaattaaatatctgaattaagtaaaaagagagagaaaaatctAAATGAGAGACAAATAAGGGGACAATGTTGAAGACAATGTTGAAAAATCTAAAggagagaaaaattaaaacagagAAAGCCGAAGACAATGTTGAAGCAAAGATTCATACCTGAAATCGGCCTCCGATGAAGACAATGTTGAGGATTTGTTATGAAAGCAGAAGAAATGAGGACAGAGCAATACCGatggaagaagaagcagaaatctATGAGGAcaaaaaaagaaacgaaaataAGAAATGGGTAAGGATTCTCAAATCGGTGCTGGAGGGGGGTATTAGCTATTACGGGATCGGGTGTATTAGGGAAGGAACAGATTTGGGACGTAATGGGAATACAACCAACCAAACAACAGATTAAGGGAGGATTAagtggggcccaccgattaggggtgtattggcatagccaatacacccaaccaaacatggtgttaGTATTGTGTATAAAATATGATTGGATTTggataatatatttgtttggTTTGGGTAATGAGTTtgagtttaaataattaaaaaattagtagaAACCTTATATATGTGCGTggaaataacaaatttagaatataaatgtacgtttaaaattacatataataaaaaataaaatgtgtgttttgaaactaattaataataacatatgaaatatatataatattaaaatagaaaaataaattaaattgcgagtaaaacaaaatttaaacacgtaAATACATTAAGTTAAGAATATTGTTGGGTATGActcatatttcagtcaaatttgagagataatctcctagttaaactcagtttatttgtttcagtcgaACTCTGATTaatctagattattttattattatttgacatacgaaattaacctataaatatgctCTTCTACAACCTTAGAAACTCTCATAACACTTTcgaagaattttgtgtttacattttgagggttttttattttcgagtactcttcgttcttttttcagtatagtaaaattatatttgcccctggttttttatcctctttggaggggtttttctatattaaatttgtgtgtgtttaatttctcaatttcttttgctacatttacttgttcgttgcttaatcagGTTGATCCCCAACAAATACTAAATGgatataattgtttattatgGTGTTGTCGTCAATTGTGAGTTGTTGTcgagttgacttgtgacaccaactcaattaacatATATGTAAagtgtataataaaattaaaatgtataaaaaattcaaaataaagttttgattgaGTAGTAAATTTAAAGTTCTACACAGTGTGTGGGTTCAAATAccattataacttttttttaatgttttaaataaaaaaggctAAAGTATCatcgaataatataacttatttgaaatataaaataatatttttataatttttctaaccgAGTTGGTGTCCGATTAACTCGTGACGCCAACTCAATAAGGGGCTTAAAtgatagtatatatatatatatatatacaacttatgaaagtaataaattgtgcatattaaaatgtgattgaaAAGACAttttttgttctaaaaaaatatttcccaaatTGACATCACCTTAGTAGAGTTAAAAAATTGAGGTCGGATTGTACTAATGCCAATGGACTAGAATTTTAGTTTGGCAAACCGCACAGCTTtaggtgattttttttatttaaacccaCTTAAGTCAACTTAACTcttaaaagattataattttcacaaaaattctCTAAGGTACTGAAATATAGTGGGAGCAAACTCAAAAGACCAAGGAgttaaaaagaattgaaaagtcACAAGAAAGCAATGCACACTAAAtatttgagtaaatgctcttaaatatatattttaactcaaGAATAAAGTACAATGAGATTATTACAAATTATGAGCAATAcctctatttttaatagaactTTTCTTGATCTAACGGTACAAATCAATCACTTTTGTTTCTTTCAGATTACATTTTTGTcgcttatgtttgaaatgttatgtttgttacgaagtggtcactctaccgttaagttCTGTTACTTTCATCCCGACAATTAGACATCCAAGTTAGCATTTAAAGCCCATTTGGACTGTTGTTAGGGTGATAACGAAGTTTAACAGCaaagtgaccacttcgtaatatttcaaacataaataattaaaatataagtgtataacatatttatttaaattatgatgaATCAGTTTAGGAGGCTGTAATGCGCCCAAATCAGTCTCGTTTTAGTCCCCACGTTTGTAAAATATGTCCGAAATTTCTACGTTGATGTAAAAGTTTTcaccaaaaaatgaaaaatcaaaattagaacCCCATCACATTTAAAAGAAGAACATCAAacaacaatttaataaaaaagaagaaaacaaaacaaatctcTAAGAAAACGGAGGAAAATAAAGGAGGAAGAAACAAAGGCATAAAAGGGAATCCCAAACATGCCCTTATCCTCCTACCTTGGCAGCAACCGCCGTGGCGGAGGATGGACACAGGCGTTGCTTCCGACTTCATCATCAGTCACCGTGAAATCACCCCCCAAAGCCCATCAACCTCGAAAGCCACGCAAACGGACGGCTCTCCTTAACTTCCTCTTCACCAACTTCTTCACCATTGCGCTTTCCGTTTCGCTTCTCTTCTtccttttaacccttttcctctTCGGAATCCCCAAACCCATTTCCTCACACTTCAAGCCCCGATCCCTGTCCAGAAGGCTCTCCTCCCGGAGGCCTGTCACCCGGAAAAAACCCGGTTCCAATCCCTACCAGAACGGTGCCGCTGTCGACATAACAACTAAACAATTGTATgataaaattgagtttttgaaCAAGCCTGGAGGGGCTTGGACACAAGGGTGGAAAGTTTCTTATAAAGGGGACGAATGGGATAGTGAAAAGTTGAAGGTTGTTGTGGTGCCCCATTCTCATAATGATCCGGGGTGGAAGTTCACTGTGGAAGAGTATTATGAGAAGCAAACAAGGCATATACTTGATACCATTGTTGAAACTTTATCAAAGGttatttttcttcctcttttggGGTTCTTGGCGGTTTAATTCTTGGTGGGTTTCTGTTAATATTAGGTGAAATGGTTGAATAAAGTTGCACTTTGCATTAGGGTTAGGTTTCTGAGCTTGTTACCTTTTTTTGTGGGGGTTGACAGTTTGATATTTAGTGTTTGAAAAAAGTTTAAGAATTTGATTGGGAATCGATTGTTAAGCTTGATAGCTTTTTTGTTTGATATTTAGTGCtgaatagagattaaattttgaTTGGGATTTGGTTTTTGAGCTTGGTTAGTATTTTGTTGATCAATGGCGCTGAACTCAGGTTACAATGAATTAAATtgcttgaattttctttttggctttCCTTTGCATAGAAATGGAATTTCATATATTCTTCTGATTCCTTTGGGATATAAATTTGAGGGTTTTTTGGAGTAATTACTGAAGTAGATTGTTGGTTTTCGGTTATGGTGTTTCATTTTATAAAGTTAATCTTTGAAAATTGCTGAAATGGTTAAATGTAGCGAGAATTTTAATTGGCATTACAGTTTTTGAACCTTTTTAATTCCTGTTTTTCAGTTCTACTTCATGGACTAAATGTGTTGCACTCAGGTGGTTTGGTGCACCTGGACttaattatttctattaaattggGATAGAAACAGGAAACTGTTAACTTATAGGAACAACCtgttaaattttctaaaagttgtttgaattgattttgcAGGATAGTCGACGGAAGTTCATATGGGAAGAGATGTCTTATTTGGAAAGGTGGTGGAGAGATGCCTCAGATGATAAAAGGGAGTCTTTCACAAATTTGGTGAGGAATGGTCAGTTAGAAATAGTAGGAGGTGGCTGGGTGATGAATGATGAGGTATTCCAGCACACTTGTATAATACTAGCAATTCATGTATGTGGGGGGTAGGGGCttacaattttgttttcttttcggTCATTTTAGTCCTGTATTTCGGATTAGACTTCAATATAGCTGTTTTGCTACATGAGGTTTTGCTTTTGGCTAcactaatttctttttcttaatgcAGGCCAATTCACATTACTTTGCTATAATCGAGCAGGTATACCTTAAACCCTGTTTCTTGGTGATTGTAGTTGGATTTATGACTGTATTTTCAGGTCGTCTTGGTATGTTGGCAGCTTGTGATTTTATGTGCATTTCCATTAATTTCGATCCATGATGTCATCTGCAAAAAATATACAATTGTCGTGCATTTTTTAATTCTCACTCCAATAGATTCTAGACTTGTCTCAAAAGGAAGGGCTTAGTCTTGCATTTGTGGAATCTAACACTTGTGTAACTCCGTGTATTGTTTCATTGTCTTCTTTGCATTTACACCAATGATTATAAAGGTTTCTATTTTTCATAGTTTCTGTCCTCAAGAACTCTTTAAAGCCTTGTATTTTCtctttgatttatatatatatatttgtataagcAGATAACTGAGGGAAATATGTGGCTGAATGACACGATTGGTTTTATTCCAAAGAATTCTTGGGCAATAGATCCCTTTGGTTACTCACCTACCATGGCTTATCTTCTCCGTCGAATGGGCTTCGAGAATATGCTTATTCAACGAACCCATTATGAGCTGAAGAAGGAACTTGCTTGGAATAAAAATTTGGAATACATCTGGCGTCAAAGCTGGGATGCTGACGAAACTACTGACATATTTGTGCACATGATGCCATTTTATTCATATGATATTCCTCATACTTGTGGACCAGAGCCTGCTGTTTGTTGCCAGTTTGATTTTGCTCGTGTTCATGGCTTTTTTTATGGACGGTGCCCATGGGAATACCATCCTATAGAGATTGACCAGGAAAACGTGAAGGAGAGGGCACTAACGCTACTAGATCAATATAGGAAGAAGTCAACCCTTTACCGGACAAATACACTTCTTGTACCTCTAGGAGATGATTTCCGCTATGTCAGCATTGATGAAGCCGAAGTGCAGTTTAGAAATTATCAAATGATATTTGATTACATCAACTCTAATCCCAGCTTAAATGCTGAAGCAAAATTCGGTACTTTGGATGACTATTTCCAGACCCTTAAGGACGAGGCTGACAGAATAAATTATTCCCTTCCTAGAGAAATTGGCTCGGGTCAGGTTGTAGGTTTTCCTTCATTATCAGGTGACTTCTTTACTTATGCCGATAGGGAGCAGGATTATTGGAGTGGCTATTACGTATCAAGACCTTTCTTCAAAGCTGTTGATCGAGTACTAGAGCAAACACTTCATGCATCAGAAATGTTGATGGcatttttatttggttattgCCAGAGAATACAATGCGAAAAGCTGCCAACAGGGTATGCTTATAAGTTGACAGCTGCGAGGAGGAATTTAGCTCTTTTCCAGCATCATGATGGGGTGACTGGAACTGCCGAGAATCATGTTGTTCTCGATTATGGAACACGGATGCACACTTCTTTACAGGACCTGCAGATTTTCATGTCTAAAGCAATTGAAGTATTGCTTGGGCTTCGCCAAGAGAAGTCAGATCAGAACCCTGCCCAGTTTGATCCCGTACAGGTGAGATCTAAATACGATGCTCTGCCAGTGCATAGAGCAATCAGTGCTCGGGAAGGAACCGTACAATCAGTTGTACTCTTTAATCCACTGGAGCGAGCAAGAGAAGAGGTTGTGATGCTAGTTGTTAATAGACCCGAAGTTACTATTTTGGACTCGAACTGGACATGTGTTGAAAGCCAGGTTTCTCCTGAACTGCAGCACGACAAAAACAAGATTTTTACGGGCAGGCATCGAGTTCACTGGAAAGCTTCTGTTCCTGCCATGGGTTTGCAGACATATTATATTGCCAATGGCTTTGTCGGATGTGAAAAAGCTAAACCGGCAAAACTCAAGCTCTTCTCAAATTTGAGTTCAATACAGTGCCCTACACCGTATGATTGCTCAGAAGTAGAAGGGGATGTGGTTGAAATTGAGAATCAGCATCAAACTCTCACCTTTGGTGTCAAGCATGGTTTGTTACAAAAGGTAATCCAGAAAAAAGGTCTGCAAAATACCGTGGCTGAAGAGATAAGCCTTTACTCAAGTACCGGAGGTGCATACTTATTTGTACCACATGGTGAAGCTGTGCCTATAAGTCAATCTGGTGGGCATCTGGTTATCTCTGAGGGTCCCTTGATGCAGGAGGTGTACTCTTATCCGAAGACTGCATGGGAGAATACTCCGATCTCCCATAGTACTCGTATTTATAATGGAGGAAATACGATCCAGGAGTTTCTGATTGAGAAGGAATATCATGTTGAGCTTCTCGGCAACAGTTTTATTGACAAAGAATTAATTGTTAGATATAAGACAGATATTGACAACAAAAGAATTTTCTACACCGACTTGAATGGCTTTCAGATGAGTCGGAGAGAAACATATCATAAGATTCCGTTGCAGGGGAATTACTACCCCATGCCTTCTCTCGCTTTCATGCAGGGGTCCAATGGCCATCGGTTTTCTGTCCATTCTCGGCAGTCACTGGGTGCAGCAAGCTGTAAACAGGGGTGGCTAGAGATTATGCTTGACCGTCGTTTGGCAAAAGACGATGGTCGTGGTCTTGGACAAGGTGTGGTGGACAATCGTGTTATGAATGTTGTTTTCCATATCTTGATCGAATCCAACATTTCTTCGACTTCAAATCCCGTTTCTGACCCGCAGCCTCTGAATCCATCTCTTCTCTCGCATTGTGTTGGTGCTCACTTGAATCATCCCTTACACACATTCATTGCCAAGAAGCCACAAGACATTAATGTGCAGACACACTGGGGGCCCTTTTCTCCATTAACTACTCCCTTACCTTGTGATCTTCATATCGTGAGTTTTAAAGTCCCCCGACCAGCCAAATATTCTCAGCAGCAGGTCGGAGATCCTAGGTTTGTTTTAATGTTGCATAGGCGGAACTGGGATCCTTCTTACTGCCGGAAGGCCAGATCTGAGTGCACTAGCGTGGCTGATGAACCTGTAA
The window above is part of the Gossypium raimondii isolate GPD5lz chromosome 9, ASM2569854v1, whole genome shotgun sequence genome. Proteins encoded here:
- the LOC105798286 gene encoding alpha-mannosidase 2, translated to MPLSSYLGSNRRGGGWTQALLPTSSSVTVKSPPKAHQPRKPRKRTALLNFLFTNFFTIALSVSLLFFLLTLFLFGIPKPISSHFKPRSLSRRLSSRRPVTRKKPGSNPYQNGAAVDITTKQLYDKIEFLNKPGGAWTQGWKVSYKGDEWDSEKLKVVVVPHSHNDPGWKFTVEEYYEKQTRHILDTIVETLSKDSRRKFIWEEMSYLERWWRDASDDKRESFTNLVRNGQLEIVGGGWVMNDEANSHYFAIIEQITEGNMWLNDTIGFIPKNSWAIDPFGYSPTMAYLLRRMGFENMLIQRTHYELKKELAWNKNLEYIWRQSWDADETTDIFVHMMPFYSYDIPHTCGPEPAVCCQFDFARVHGFFYGRCPWEYHPIEIDQENVKERALTLLDQYRKKSTLYRTNTLLVPLGDDFRYVSIDEAEVQFRNYQMIFDYINSNPSLNAEAKFGTLDDYFQTLKDEADRINYSLPREIGSGQVVGFPSLSGDFFTYADREQDYWSGYYVSRPFFKAVDRVLEQTLHASEMLMAFLFGYCQRIQCEKLPTGYAYKLTAARRNLALFQHHDGVTGTAENHVVLDYGTRMHTSLQDLQIFMSKAIEVLLGLRQEKSDQNPAQFDPVQVRSKYDALPVHRAISAREGTVQSVVLFNPLERAREEVVMLVVNRPEVTILDSNWTCVESQVSPELQHDKNKIFTGRHRVHWKASVPAMGLQTYYIANGFVGCEKAKPAKLKLFSNLSSIQCPTPYDCSEVEGDVVEIENQHQTLTFGVKHGLLQKVIQKKGLQNTVAEEISLYSSTGGAYLFVPHGEAVPISQSGGHLVISEGPLMQEVYSYPKTAWENTPISHSTRIYNGGNTIQEFLIEKEYHVELLGNSFIDKELIVRYKTDIDNKRIFYTDLNGFQMSRRETYHKIPLQGNYYPMPSLAFMQGSNGHRFSVHSRQSLGAASCKQGWLEIMLDRRLAKDDGRGLGQGVVDNRVMNVVFHILIESNISSTSNPVSDPQPLNPSLLSHCVGAHLNHPLHTFIAKKPQDINVQTHWGPFSPLTTPLPCDLHIVSFKVPRPAKYSQQQVGDPRFVLMLHRRNWDPSYCRKARSECTSVADEPVNLFNMFKGLAVLNARPTSLNLLHEDMEMLGYTEQIGEVSQEGRVIIPPMEIQTYKLELRANQ